Sequence from the Deltaproteobacteria bacterium genome:
GAACGCCGCGGCGAGGCTGCCGGCCAGCCCGCGCGAGGCCGGCCCGTCCACCCAGAGCGCAGCGGCGGCCAGGACGGCCGCCAGCGCGGTGGCGACCGCGATCGCCGACACCGCTGCGGTTCGGAGCCCGGCCGACCACGCCCCCATCCGACGCCTCCCCTGCTCGCGCAGTCTACCCCCGCCCGCCTCTCAAGGGTCGGATCCGGCGCTCCGATCCAGGGGCCATGTCGTCCCGGCGCTCCCTGCTGGCCGCGATCCTCCTGCTCGCCGCCCCCGCGGCGTCCGAGGAGATCGGCGGCCACGACGAGGGCTGGTGGCGCGACGAGCACGAGGCACGGGTCGCGGGGCTCACCCTCTCCGAGGCGCGCGCCCGGGAGTGCGAGGAGACCGAGGCGCCGCGCGTGTACGACGGTATCGGAGGCTACACCGTCAGAGGTCGCGATGGCCGCGTCCGGTGGGTCGCGATCAAGCGCTGCGACGAGCAGCGTGCCGCGCGCGAGGCGGCGCGCGGCGACCTCGAGCGCTTCGAGGAGCGCGCGCGCCGCGCCGGTGTGCCGCCCGGCTGGCTGCGCTGAGAGCGGGGCCCGGCTGCGCGGAGAGCGGGGCCCGGGTCAGTCCCCGCTCAGGCCCGCCAGGAAGAAGTGCGTCGTCTGGGCGGCGATCGCCTCGACGCTGCGCGTCTCGAGCAGCCGCCCGAGCATCCCGGGGGCGGTGAGCGCGAACCAGACGCCGACCGCGTGCTCGAGGTCGACGTCCTCGCGGAAGTGGCCCTGCTGGATGCCGCGCTGGATCAGCGCGCGAAAGAACGCCTCGAGCGCGGGGCGCTCGAACAGGTCGCCGTACTCCGGCGGGTGGATGCCGCCGAACAGCTCGATCGCGAGCTGGCCGTAGTCGCGCAGGTTGCGGAAGCCGAGCTCCATGGTGCGGGCGATGCACTCCCGCGCGTCGCCGTACTTGGAGGCGATCTCGAAGAACTCGCGGCGGGTGCGGTCCACCATCTCGTTCGCCACGGCGCGGTAGAGCGCCTCCTTGCTGCTGAAGTGGCGGTAGACGGTCCCGGCGCCGACCCCGGCCCGCGCGATCACCTCGTGGATGTCGACCTCCAGGCCCTTCTCCGTGAGGGCCTGCTTCGCGGCGGCGAAGACGCGCGATCTTGTCGTCGCGGCGCTGCCGTTCGGGACGGCCTGCGCATCCGTTCGTCGTTGCTCGCTCAGATGTCGTCCCTCACGCGAAGCGCCGGCTCCAGGGTGGCGCGGAGGCTGCGGCGGGGCGGGCGCATCATGCCACAAAGCGCGGGCCGCCGGGGGGGCGATCGCGGGCCGCGGCGGTCTCGTCAGCGGCGGAGCTCGGCGAGGAGCTCCCGCTGGCGGGCCTGCGCCTCCTCCAGGTGACGCTCCTTCACGGGGCCGAAGCCCCGGATCCATTCCGGAACGGACTCGATCCGGAGCGCGACCTCGGGGGTGTCGGGGCCGCTCACGGGCATGGTCGCCCTCGCGCGACCCGGTACCGTGTCCCGCCCGGAGGAGGACGATGGAGCTCGGCGTCACGATCTTCGCGACCGATCGCTCGATCGCGCCGGCCGAGCTCGCGCGCGAGGCCGAGGCGCGCGGCTTCGCCTCGCTCTTCGTCCCCGAGCACACCCACATCCCGGTGAGCCGCGAGACGCCCCCGCCCACCGGTGAGCGGGAGCTCGCCGACGAGTACCGCCGCACGCTCGATCCGTGGGTGGGGCTCGCGACGGCGGCGGCCGTGACCTCGCGCATCCGGCTCGGCAGCGGCATTGCGCTGGTGGCGCAGCGCGACCCGATCGCGCTCGCCAAGACGATCGCCACGCTCGACCACCTCTCGGGCGGGCGGGTCGTCGTGGGGGTCGGCTTCGGCTGGAACCGCGAGGAGATGCGCGACCACGGCGTGGCGTTCGAGCGTCGCCGCGAGCACGTTCGCGAGGTGATGCTCGCAATGCAGGCGCTCTGGTCGGAGGACGTAGCGGGCTTCGCGGGCGAGCACCTTCGCTTCGCACCGAGCTGGCAGTGGCCGAAGCCGGTGCAGCAGCCGCGGCCGCGCATCCTGCTCGGCGGCGGCGCAGGCCCGAAGCTCTTCGCGCATCTGGCCGAGTGGGCCGACGGCTGGATGCCGATCGGCGGCGCCGGCCTGCGCGAGGCGCTCCCCGCACTGCGCCGCGCCCTCACCGCACGCGGCCGCGATCCGTCGGCGCTGCACGTGGTCCCGATGGGCGTCCTGCCCGAGCGCGCGAAGCTCGACTACTACGCCTCGCTCGGAGTCACGGAGGCCGTGCTGCGCCTGCCCTCCGCCCCGCGCGAGCAGGTCCTCCCCGTCCTCGACCACTACGCCCGGTTCCTCTGAAGAGGGGACAGTCCCGGCGATCCGGCGATCCGGCGATTCGGGGACTGTCCCCGGCGATTCGAGTCCCGGCGATTCGGGGTGGTCGGCTGGACGGGGGGGGCTATTTTGATACGTTCCGTCTCGTAATAGGGGAGAGCCTGGAATGGGGCTGCTGGACGGCCACGCCGTCGTCCTGACCGCTGGCGACCCCGCGCCGCGGAGGCTGATCGCGCGATGAACCTCATGATGCTGCTCGAGATGGCGGCCTCGCAGGCGGGCGACCGCGTCGCGGTCACGCACGGCGAGGATCGGCTGACCTACGCCGAGCTGTTCCAGGCTGCGGGCGCGGCCGGCGCGCGGGCGCGGGCTGCGGGGGTCCGCAGCTTCGCGATGCTCGACGAGAGCAGCCTCGCCTTTCCGATCGCGCTCTTCGGGGCCGCCTGGTCCGGGCTCCCCTTCGTCCCGCTCAACTACCGGCTCACCGACCAGGAGCTGCCCGCGCTGCTGGCGCGCGTCGAGCCCGCGCTCGTCCTCTCCGCACCCGAGCGCGAGGGCGCGCTCCCGCAGCGGCCCGGCGTCCAGGCGCTCCCGCGGCAGGACTTCCTGCGCCACGCGCGCAGCGCCGGCGCGGAGCGGCTCGCCCCCGAGTGGGGGATGGATCCCGAGGAGGTGGCGCTCCTGCTCTTCACGAGCGGGACGACCGGCGCGCCGAAGGCCGCCGTCCTGCGCCACGGCCACCTGGTGTCCTACATCCTCGGCACGGTCGAGTTCCTGGGCGCGGCCGAGGACGCAGCGCAGCTCGTCTGCGTTCCGCCCTACCACATCGCGGGCGTGGCGTCGCTCGCGAGCAGCATCTACTCGGGGCGGCGCATCGTGCTGCTCCCCTCGTTCACGGCCGAGGCCTGGCTCGCCGCCGCGCGCCGCGAGAAGGTCACCCACGCGATGGTGGTCCCGACCATGCTCGCGCGCATCGTGGACGCGCTCGCCGGCCAGTCGAGCGCCGGCCTTCCCCACCTGCGCGCGCTCTCCTACGGCGGCGGCCGGATGCCCCAGCCCGTGATCGAGCGCGCCATGGAGCTCCTGCCCGGGACCGACTTCACGAACGCCTACGGCCTCACCGAGACCAGCTCGACGATCGCGATCCTCGGCCCCGAGGACCACCGCGAGGCGGCGGCGAGCGACGACCCGGCCGTGCGCCGGCGGATCACCTCCGTGGGCAGGCCCATCCCTTCGGTGCGCGTCGAGATCCGCGACGCCGAGGGCCGGGTCCTCCCGCCCGGCGAGCGCGGCGAGGTCCACGTGGCCGGCGAGCAGGTGTCGGGGGAGTACCTGGGCGCCGGCAGCCGGCTCCTCGGCGACGGCTTCTTCCCGACCCGCGACGCCGGCCACCTCGACGCGGACGGCTACCTCTTCCTCGAAGGCCGCATCGACGACGTGATCGTGCGGGGGGCCGAGAACCTCTCGCCCGGCGAGATCGAGGACGTCCTGCGCGAGCACGAGGCCGTGGCCGACGCCGCCGTCGTCGGCGTCCCCGACCTCCAGTGGGGCGAGGCGGTGGCGGCCGCGATCGTGCTGAAGCCCGGATGCGACGCGCGCGCCGCCGAGATCCAGCAGTGGGTGAAGGAGCGCCTGCGCTCCTCGCGCACGCCGGAGCACGTCGCGTTCGTGGACGCGCTCCCCTACAACGAGACCGGCAAGCTCCTGCGCCGCAAGGTGCGCGAGCGCTTCGCCGAGCGGGCGGGCTAGCCTTCCGGCCCGAAAGGGGTCGCCGTGAGCCGCTCCCTGCTTCTCGCCGCAGGCCTCCCGGCCCTGCTCCTCGCGCCCGCACCGGCCGCGCCCTTCGAGCCCTCCGAGGTCGAGGCCGCCGCGGCCGTGGCGCGCGCCGTCGAGCCCACCGTGCGCTGGCTCGCGACCCAGGACTTCCTGATCGACGAGCTCGACCCGATCGCCGACGGGCTGATGAGCGGGCTCGAGGGGCGCGCGGCCTTCCTCCAGCAGTTCACGAACCCCGAGGAGTTCGGCGAGCTGGTGCTCGCGAACGTCGTCGCCCTGATCCCGGGCGGCGACCTCGCCGGCGAGTACGTGGTGGTGGGTGGCCACTACGACCACCTGTCGCCGGCCGATTGTCGCTCACTCGACGGCGACGACCTCTGCAACGGCGCCGCCGACAACGCCTCCGGCACGGCCGCGGTGCTCGCGATCGCGCGCGCCATCGCCGCGCTGCCCGCACCGCCGCGCCGCTCGATCGTCGTCGCGCTCTGGGACGCCGAGGAGGCCTGGCTGATCGGCTCCAAGTGGTTCACCGATCATCCGCCGATCCCGCTCGCGAACGTGTCGGCCTACGTGAACCTCGACCTGATCGGCTCGAACCTCGCGCCGAGCGTGCGGCGCACGAGCTTCGCCGTGGGCGCCGAGTCGGGCGGTGCGCTCCTCGAGCAGATGACCGCCGACGCGATCGCGGCGGGCGACCTCGGGATCCGCCCGCTCTCCCAGATCTTCGGCCAGGGCCGCAGCGACTACGCCTATTTCCTCTCCGCCCACGTCCCGATCGTCTACTTCGGGGACTCGACGAACGCCTGCTATCACAGCGGCGCCGACGAGGTCGACGTCGTCGACTTCCGCAAGCTCGCCGACCAGGCCGAGGTGGCCTTCCGCCTGGTCCTCGCGCTCGCCGAGTCGGAGGCGCGCCCGACCTTCGTGCCCTGGGCGCCGCCCTACCTGGAGCTCGACTACTACGAGGACCTCGTGGTGGTCTCCGAGCTGCTCACGGGCGCGCTCGCCGACCTCGAGCACTTCGCCGAGGAGGAGCGCGACGACCTGATCGCCCTCGAGGAGCTGGCACGCGAGCGCGTCGCACTGGGCCCGGAGGCGTACGAGCTCGGTTGGGCGGCCGAGATCGGCAGCACGGCGGTCGACCTCGCCTACCGCGGCCTCCCCTGCGACCCGGAGCTGCTGCCGGAGCCGGGGGCGACGGCCGGCGCTGCCGCCCTCGCGACGATTGCGCTCCTCGGCCGGCGGCGGCGGAGCCGGAGCCGCGCGCAGCTCCGCCAAGCTGCGCGCATGCCGCGCCCCGCCCGCCTCCTGCTGGCTGCGCTCGCCGCCCTCCCCCTGCCCGCCTGCCGGATCACGCCCGACGAGATCCAGCGCATCGAGACCGAGAACGATCTCCTGCGCGAGCAGATCCAGGCGATGCGCCTCGAGTGCGAGCAGTACCGCAAGATCGACATCGGGGTGGAGAAGCCTGCGTCTCCGGCCCCGGCGCCCTCCCCCGCAGCGGCGCCCGAGACACCGGCAGCCGAGACGCCAGCTCCCCAGACGCCCGCTCCCTGAGGCCGGCGCGCGGCACGGCGCAGCCCGGTATGCTGGTGCGCGCCGGTGTCGAAACGAAGCTCCAGACCCCGCGGCGTCCGGGTGGCCCTCGCGATCGGCGCGATCGGGGTCGCGATCGGGGTCGCGCAGATGGTCGCGCGCCGGCCCGCGCCGTCGGGCCCGATCCGGATCACCGGCGGGCCGGCCGGAACCTCGCGGAACCTGATCGTGCAAGGCCTCGCCCGGCGCCTCCGGGCGACCGGGCTCCCGGCGGAAGCCCACCCGGTGGTCGGCGACGAGCTCGAGCAGGTGGATCGGCGCGCGATCGACCTCGCGCTCGTGTCGGCCGCGCTGCGCACGAAGCCCTATCCGGAGGTCCGCGAGGTGGCGCCGCTCCACGCCGAGGCGCTGCACGTGCTCGTGAAGCCGGGGCTCGCCGGCGCCGTCGGCGAGACGCTCGCCGGCCTGCGCGGGCGGCGGATCGACGTCGGACCCGCGGGCTCGGCGGGCGCGGAGCTCGCGCAGGCGGTGCTGGTCTTCGCGGGCCTCGACTCCGAGGAGGCGCGGCAGGCGGGCACGATCGTCGAGAGCGTCGACCTCCCGGAGCTCGAGAGCCGGATCGCCAGCGGCGAGCGCGACGCGCTCCCCGACGTGGTCTTCCACCTCGCGACGGTGCCCTCGCTCCTCGCGATGCCCCTCGTCCGGAAGGCGGGCTTCGAGCTCGTGCCGCTCCCCTTCGCGCCCGCCCTGCGCCTGCGCACGCTGCTCACCCAGGCCGAGCGCGGCACCGCCGACGCGGGCAAGCTCGATCTCGGCGACGTCCACGACGCCGAGATCCCCGCCTACATGTACCGGACGAACCCCCCGGTGCCGCCCGCGGCGATCCCGACGCTCGGTGCGACCCTGCTGCTGGTGGCGCACGCGGACGTGCCGGTCGAGGTCGTCGAGCACGTGCTCGAGATCGTCTACGGCTCCCGCTTCGCGCGCCTCGCGCACCCTCCGCTCGATCGCAAGGCGCTCGCCGGGCGGCCGCGCATGCTGCTCCACGCGGGAAGCCAGGCCTTCCTGGCGCGCGGCGAGCCGATCCTGAGCGCCGGCGACGTGGACAAGCTCAACAACTCGCTGGGGGTGGCCGGCGCGCTGCTCGGCGGTGCGCTCTTCCTCTGGCAGGCCCTGCGCCAGGCCCGTGCCGCGCGTCGCGATCGGCTCTACGCAGGCCACATGCTGCGGGTGGCCGCCGTCGAGCAGCGGCTGGTCGACCACGAGCTCGCCTCGGAGCTCGACCTCGAGCGCCTGATCGGGCTCCAGCGCGAGCTGCTCGAGCTCAAGCGCGAGACCCTGGGACGCTTTGCGAGCGGAGAGATCGAGGACCACCGCGCGCTCGCCGAGCTGCTGGCCCCCGTCGACGTGGCGCGGGACCACGTGGCCGCGCTGCTGCTCCACGTGCGCGAGCGC
This genomic interval carries:
- a CDS encoding class I adenylate-forming enzyme family protein gives rise to the protein MNLMMLLEMAASQAGDRVAVTHGEDRLTYAELFQAAGAAGARARAAGVRSFAMLDESSLAFPIALFGAAWSGLPFVPLNYRLTDQELPALLARVEPALVLSAPEREGALPQRPGVQALPRQDFLRHARSAGAERLAPEWGMDPEEVALLLFTSGTTGAPKAAVLRHGHLVSYILGTVEFLGAAEDAAQLVCVPPYHIAGVASLASSIYSGRRIVLLPSFTAEAWLAAARREKVTHAMVVPTMLARIVDALAGQSSAGLPHLRALSYGGGRMPQPVIERAMELLPGTDFTNAYGLTETSSTIAILGPEDHREAAASDDPAVRRRITSVGRPIPSVRVEIRDAEGRVLPPGERGEVHVAGEQVSGEYLGAGSRLLGDGFFPTRDAGHLDADGYLFLEGRIDDVIVRGAENLSPGEIEDVLREHEAVADAAVVGVPDLQWGEAVAAAIVLKPGCDARAAEIQQWVKERLRSSRTPEHVAFVDALPYNETGKLLRRKVRERFAERAG
- a CDS encoding TetR/AcrR family transcriptional regulator — its product is MWHDAPAPPQPPRHPGAGASREGRHLSEQRRTDAQAVPNGSAATTRSRVFAAAKQALTEKGLEVDIHEVIARAGVGAGTVYRHFSSKEALYRAVANEMVDRTRREFFEIASKYGDARECIARTMELGFRNLRDYGQLAIELFGGIHPPEYGDLFERPALEAFFRALIQRGIQQGHFREDVDLEHAVGVWFALTAPGMLGRLLETRSVEAIAAQTTHFFLAGLSGD
- a CDS encoding M20/M25/M40 family metallo-hydrolase, coding for MSRSLLLAAGLPALLLAPAPAAPFEPSEVEAAAAVARAVEPTVRWLATQDFLIDELDPIADGLMSGLEGRAAFLQQFTNPEEFGELVLANVVALIPGGDLAGEYVVVGGHYDHLSPADCRSLDGDDLCNGAADNASGTAAVLAIARAIAALPAPPRRSIVVALWDAEEAWLIGSKWFTDHPPIPLANVSAYVNLDLIGSNLAPSVRRTSFAVGAESGGALLEQMTADAIAAGDLGIRPLSQIFGQGRSDYAYFLSAHVPIVYFGDSTNACYHSGADEVDVVDFRKLADQAEVAFRLVLALAESEARPTFVPWAPPYLELDYYEDLVVVSELLTGALADLEHFAEEERDDLIALEELARERVALGPEAYELGWAAEIGSTAVDLAYRGLPCDPELLPEPGATAGAAALATIALLGRRRRSRSRAQLRQAARMPRPARLLLAALAALPLPACRITPDEIQRIETENDLLREQIQAMRLECEQYRKIDIGVEKPASPAPAPSPAAAPETPAAETPAPQTPAP
- a CDS encoding TIGR03619 family F420-dependent LLM class oxidoreductase, whose translation is MELGVTIFATDRSIAPAELAREAEARGFASLFVPEHTHIPVSRETPPPTGERELADEYRRTLDPWVGLATAAAVTSRIRLGSGIALVAQRDPIALAKTIATLDHLSGGRVVVGVGFGWNREEMRDHGVAFERRREHVREVMLAMQALWSEDVAGFAGEHLRFAPSWQWPKPVQQPRPRILLGGGAGPKLFAHLAEWADGWMPIGGAGLREALPALRRALTARGRDPSALHVVPMGVLPERAKLDYYASLGVTEAVLRLPSAPREQVLPVLDHYARFL